The following proteins come from a genomic window of Streptomyces sp. Sge12:
- a CDS encoding ABC transporter ATP-binding protein — translation MNTDQPTYEELRRRATAAAEPRTPAADAAIACDRLVRIFSQDGIEVQALQGLELTVDQGDLMALVGASGSGKSTLLNILAGLDVPTAGSAAVAGYDLLELSARDRLRYRREAVGFVFQQTARNLLPFLTAAQNVALPMQLKGERPRRGAGARRAARVAEILEALGIGDLAHRRPAELSGGQQQRVAIAVAMANDPKVLLADEPTGELDSETAAAVFETFRTVNKELGVTVVIVTHDPMVAGEVRRTVAIRDGRTSSEVLRRLVTDEHGEESISEREYVVLDRSGRVQLPPKFLEALGMEHRVAVDLAPDHIELRPDRSQ, via the coding sequence TTGAACACCGACCAGCCGACGTACGAGGAGCTCCGCCGCCGTGCGACGGCCGCCGCGGAGCCCCGCACCCCGGCGGCCGACGCGGCGATCGCCTGCGACCGCCTGGTCCGCATCTTCAGCCAGGACGGCATCGAGGTGCAGGCCCTCCAGGGGCTGGAGCTGACGGTCGACCAGGGCGACCTGATGGCCCTCGTCGGCGCCTCCGGCAGCGGCAAGTCCACCCTGCTGAACATCCTGGCGGGCCTGGACGTCCCGACGGCGGGCAGCGCGGCGGTCGCCGGCTACGACCTGCTGGAACTGTCGGCGCGGGACCGGCTGCGCTACCGGCGCGAGGCGGTCGGCTTCGTCTTCCAGCAGACGGCACGCAACCTGCTGCCCTTCCTGACGGCCGCCCAGAACGTGGCCCTGCCGATGCAGTTGAAGGGCGAGCGGCCCCGCCGCGGCGCGGGCGCCCGCCGGGCCGCCCGGGTCGCGGAGATCCTGGAAGCCCTGGGGATCGGCGACCTCGCCCACCGGCGGCCGGCGGAACTGTCCGGCGGCCAGCAGCAGCGCGTCGCGATCGCCGTGGCCATGGCGAACGACCCCAAGGTGCTGCTCGCCGACGAACCCACCGGCGAACTGGACTCGGAGACGGCCGCGGCGGTCTTCGAGACCTTCCGCACGGTGAACAAGGAACTCGGCGTGACCGTGGTCATCGTGACGCACGACCCGATGGTGGCGGGGGAGGTCCGCCGCACCGTCGCCATCCGCGACGGCCGTACCAGCAGCGAGGTCCTGCGCCGGCTCGTCACCGACGAACACGGCGAGGAATCGATCAGCGAACGGGAGTACGTCGTCCTGGACCGCTCGGGGCGCGTCCAGCTCCCGCCGAAGTTCCTCGAGGCCCTGGGCATGGAGCACCGCGTGGCGGTCGACCTGGCCCCGGACCACATCGAACTGCGCCCGGACCGGAGCCAGTAG
- a CDS encoding ABC transporter permease translates to MLGFVVRRLRGRWPLAVAVLLTVLITATTLTALTAFTRGVGEEGLRRALTGTEQPRTTVVITSGHPASSRAKDDEAVRTYADEVFGRLPVASENVARSRSYGLPGAAGSGRDADLTVLAAFARDHVQLLAGQWPGPVAAPTGTGAPAAPTQVAVPRAALTRLGLAESALPAPVRLDDRFGGPPLTVLVTGVYRAADPDAAYWRLDPLGGREVQADTFAIYGPLLVDDTAFTTGGLLQNHRLTLLTPDLRTVGADEAEAVRAATEPAGTALERTTSLRTATELPALLAELRAGTVVARSTLLMGALQLAVLSTAALLLVAHILTVRQEPERVLLTARGASRRRLGALTATESLLLALPAAVLAPLLTPPLLRLFGRFGPLGRVHLEIPDTWLVWPVAIGCALACVLLTTLPSVLRGASAAVLRRVGSRQALVTGAARSGVDLAVVVLAVLGYQQLTQYGGTDTPAPDDSGLGVDPVLVVAPALALCAGTLLVLRLLPFAARAGGRLAARGRSLAPALFGWQLARRPGRATGPVLLLVLAVSSGILALGQHAAWSASQRDQADFATAGGLRISGSSMSPMGQGGRYAALPGGDRLVPVVRREQKLPDGHSADIVALDAAEVGERVPLRADLREGHTMRELFTPLAAGTDSAPAGPGVALPGSPRRIDLAVSVRSSGISWAAVSLLLRDRFGATYGTASVTLPATGNTTLPFLLDALTGAPVGSAATPLTLAGVRLSYAGDGDHPGDGSQLTLRGIAVSDTADGAAANVAAPAAAGGWSSSPLQGPGSPRAPEPTPVPAGSTDVLRLRYWGGFGTLQGVNTVLFPAPAAPPAATVPAVATTRYLRSLGASVGDTVPVTLDGTDVPMRITASVDSLPVAGRSALAVDLHVLGRFLLESTGRQPASPTEWWLPAASAADPVPARAADRLREGARIERVQLREEITERLLDDPLSAGPQSALAALAAACAVLAAIGFATSTAAERRVRGREFSVLLALGTPRRSLALASAAEGGVLIAIGTAVGTGLGIALIHLMAPLVILTPAAGRPFPPVQVDMPFWQTVLTVAAIAAVPLLSAALSGPRGRDIAARLRPVEEM, encoded by the coding sequence GTGCTCGGCTTCGTCGTGCGCCGACTGCGCGGGCGATGGCCGCTCGCCGTCGCCGTACTGCTCACCGTACTGATCACCGCGACCACACTGACCGCGCTCACGGCATTCACCCGGGGCGTGGGCGAGGAGGGGCTCCGGCGGGCCCTCACCGGCACCGAACAGCCCCGGACCACGGTCGTGATCACCAGCGGCCATCCCGCCTCCTCCCGCGCCAAGGACGACGAGGCCGTACGGACCTACGCCGACGAGGTGTTCGGCCGGCTGCCGGTGGCCTCCGAGAACGTGGCCCGCAGCCGGTCCTACGGACTGCCCGGCGCCGCCGGCTCCGGGCGCGATGCCGACCTGACCGTACTCGCCGCCTTCGCCCGGGACCACGTACAACTGCTCGCCGGCCAGTGGCCCGGACCGGTCGCCGCACCCACCGGCACCGGCGCCCCCGCGGCACCGACCCAAGTGGCCGTGCCGCGCGCGGCGCTCACCCGGCTCGGCCTCGCCGAATCCGCCCTGCCCGCACCGGTCCGCCTCGACGACCGGTTCGGCGGGCCGCCGCTGACCGTGCTGGTCACCGGCGTGTACCGGGCCGCCGACCCGGACGCCGCGTACTGGCGGCTCGACCCGCTCGGAGGCCGTGAGGTCCAGGCCGACACCTTCGCCATCTACGGCCCGCTCCTGGTGGACGACACCGCCTTCACCACGGGCGGCCTCCTGCAGAACCACCGCCTCACACTGCTGACCCCGGACCTGCGCACGGTCGGCGCCGACGAGGCGGAGGCCGTCCGGGCCGCGACCGAACCCGCCGGCACCGCTCTGGAACGCACCACATCCCTGCGGACCGCCACCGAACTGCCCGCACTGCTGGCCGAACTGCGCGCCGGTACGGTCGTCGCCCGCTCCACCCTGCTGATGGGCGCCCTCCAGCTCGCCGTCCTGTCCACGGCCGCCCTGCTGCTCGTCGCCCACATCCTGACCGTCCGGCAGGAACCGGAACGGGTCCTGCTCACCGCGCGCGGCGCCTCCCGCCGCCGCCTCGGCGCGCTGACCGCGACCGAGTCACTGCTGCTCGCCCTGCCCGCCGCCGTGCTGGCCCCGCTGCTCACCCCGCCCCTGCTGCGGCTGTTCGGCCGGTTCGGCCCGCTCGGACGCGTCCACCTGGAGATACCGGACACCTGGCTGGTCTGGCCGGTCGCCATCGGCTGCGCCCTGGCCTGCGTGCTGCTGACCACCCTGCCCTCCGTCCTGCGCGGCGCCTCCGCCGCCGTACTGCGCCGCGTCGGCAGCCGGCAGGCCCTGGTGACCGGCGCCGCCCGCTCCGGCGTCGACCTGGCCGTCGTCGTCCTCGCCGTCCTCGGCTACCAGCAGCTGACGCAGTACGGCGGTACGGACACCCCCGCACCCGACGACTCCGGCCTCGGCGTCGACCCGGTCCTGGTCGTCGCCCCGGCGCTGGCCCTGTGCGCGGGCACCCTGCTGGTCCTGCGCCTGCTGCCCTTCGCCGCGCGGGCCGGAGGACGGCTGGCGGCGCGCGGCCGGAGCCTGGCCCCCGCCCTGTTCGGCTGGCAGCTCGCCCGACGGCCCGGCCGGGCCACCGGGCCCGTGCTGCTGCTCGTACTCGCCGTCTCCAGCGGGATCCTGGCCCTCGGCCAGCACGCCGCCTGGTCCGCCTCCCAGCGCGACCAGGCCGACTTCGCGACCGCGGGCGGCCTGCGGATCTCCGGCAGCAGCATGTCCCCGATGGGCCAGGGCGGACGCTACGCGGCCCTGCCCGGCGGCGACCGCCTCGTCCCGGTGGTCCGCCGCGAGCAGAAGCTGCCGGACGGCCACTCCGCCGACATCGTCGCGCTGGACGCCGCCGAAGTGGGCGAACGGGTGCCCCTGCGCGCGGACCTGCGCGAAGGGCACACGATGCGCGAGCTCTTCACACCGCTCGCCGCGGGTACGGACAGCGCCCCCGCCGGCCCCGGCGTCGCCCTGCCCGGTTCACCGCGCCGCATCGACCTCGCCGTGTCCGTACGGTCCTCCGGCATCAGTTGGGCGGCCGTCAGCCTGCTGCTGCGCGACCGGTTCGGGGCCACCTACGGGACGGCCTCGGTCACCCTGCCCGCAACCGGCAACACCACCCTGCCCTTCCTCCTGGACGCGCTCACCGGCGCCCCCGTCGGATCCGCCGCCACCCCGCTGACCCTGGCGGGAGTGCGCCTCTCGTACGCCGGGGACGGCGACCACCCGGGCGACGGCAGCCAACTGACCCTGCGCGGGATCGCCGTCTCCGACACCGCGGACGGCGCGGCCGCGAACGTCGCCGCACCCGCGGCCGCCGGCGGCTGGAGCTCCTCGCCCCTCCAGGGGCCGGGCTCCCCCCGCGCCCCCGAACCGACCCCGGTCCCGGCCGGCTCCACCGACGTGCTGCGCCTGCGCTACTGGGGCGGCTTCGGCACCTTGCAGGGCGTCAACACCGTGCTGTTCCCGGCGCCGGCCGCGCCGCCCGCCGCCACCGTCCCGGCCGTCGCCACCACCCGCTACCTGCGCTCCCTGGGCGCCTCCGTGGGTGATACGGTTCCCGTCACGCTGGACGGCACCGACGTCCCGATGCGGATCACCGCCTCCGTGGACTCCCTCCCCGTGGCCGGCCGCTCGGCGCTCGCCGTCGACCTGCACGTACTCGGCCGGTTCCTGCTGGAGTCCACCGGCCGGCAGCCCGCCTCGCCCACCGAATGGTGGCTGCCCGCGGCCTCGGCCGCCGACCCGGTACCGGCCCGCGCCGCGGACCGGCTGCGCGAAGGCGCCCGTATCGAACGGGTGCAACTGCGCGAGGAGATCACCGAGCGGCTGCTCGACGACCCGCTGAGCGCCGGCCCGCAGAGCGCGCTGGCCGCCCTCGCCGCCGCCTGCGCCGTCCTGGCGGCCATCGGCTTCGCGACCTCCACCGCCGCCGAACGGCGGGTGCGCGGCCGGGAGTTCTCGGTCCTGCTCGCCCTCGGCACGCCGCGCCGCTCGCTGGCCCTGGCGTCCGCCGCCGAGGGCGGGGTGCTGATCGCCATCGGGACCGCGGTCGGCACCGGGCTGGGGATCGCCCTCATCCATCTGATGGCGCCTCTGGTCATCCTGACCCCCGCCGCCGGGCGGCCCTTCCCGCCCGTACAGGTGGACATGCCGTTCTGGCAGACCGTGCTGACGGTCGCCGCCATCGCAGCCGTTCCCCTGCTCTCGGCCGCGCTCAGCGGCCCCCGGGGCCGCGACATCGCCGCCCGGCTGCGTCCCGTGGAGGAGATGTGA
- a CDS encoding ABC transporter ATP-binding protein, which produces MRDHQDQEPATLATAVREGGGSPIVVVDDVHHSFGSGPQAVHALRGVSFEVRRGELTALRGRSGSGKTTLLNLVGGLDTPTGGRITLDGTDLADLDEPGLLALRRDRIGFVFQSFGLIPVLTAAENVGVPMRLRRVPARIREERARTLLALVGLADHADQRPGELSGGQQQRVAVARALANDPDLIIADEPTGQLDSETGRSVMELLRAVVRSEAVTILVATHDPNLIELADRVVELRDGRIVDTPDA; this is translated from the coding sequence ATGAGGGACCACCAGGATCAGGAACCGGCCACGCTCGCGACGGCAGTCCGGGAGGGCGGCGGCTCGCCGATCGTGGTGGTGGACGACGTGCACCACAGCTTCGGCAGCGGGCCGCAGGCCGTCCACGCCCTGCGCGGCGTGTCCTTCGAGGTCCGCCGCGGCGAGCTCACCGCCCTCCGGGGCCGGTCGGGCTCCGGCAAGACCACCCTGCTGAACCTCGTCGGTGGCCTCGACACCCCGACCGGCGGCCGGATCACCCTCGACGGCACCGACCTGGCCGACCTCGACGAGCCGGGCCTGCTCGCCCTGCGCCGCGACCGCATCGGCTTCGTCTTCCAGTCCTTCGGCCTGATACCCGTGCTCACCGCCGCCGAGAACGTCGGCGTGCCGATGCGGCTGCGCCGCGTCCCCGCCAGGATCCGCGAGGAGCGCGCCCGGACCCTGCTCGCCCTGGTCGGGCTCGCGGACCACGCCGACCAGCGCCCCGGTGAGCTCTCCGGCGGCCAGCAGCAGCGCGTCGCGGTGGCCCGGGCCCTCGCCAACGACCCCGACCTGATCATCGCGGACGAGCCCACGGGCCAGCTGGACTCGGAGACCGGCCGCTCGGTCATGGAACTGCTGCGCGCGGTGGTGCGCAGCGAGGCGGTCACCATCCTGGTCGCCACCCACGACCCGAACCTGATCGAACTCGCCGACCGGGTCGTGGAGCTGCGCGACGGCCGCATCGTCGACACCCCCGACGCGTGA
- a CDS encoding FAD-dependent oxidoreductase, whose amino-acid sequence MAQAADTARTVILTVDDDPGVSRAIARDLRRRYGAEYRIVRAESGDSAMEALRELKLRGDLVAVILADYRMPQMNGIEFLEQALQVYPGARRVLLTAYADTNAAIDAINVVDLDHYLLKPWDPPEEKLYPVLDDLITAWRTSDYRPVPATKVVGHRWSARSSDVREFLARNQVPYRWYSSDEPEGQRLLEAAGADGQRLPLVITPEGTALIEPEAPELAAHVGLATTPTAEFYDLVVIGGGPAGLGSAVYGASEGLRTVLVERSATGGQAGQSSRIENYLGFPDGVSGAQLTERARRQAGRFGAEILTAREVTGLEVNGAARIVHFSDGSTIAAHSVILATGVSYRQLHAPGCDQLTGCGVYYGSSLTEAASCQGQDVYIVGGANSAGQAAMYLARGAKSVTLLVRGESLTASMSYYLIQQIQEMPNITVRTGTVVEAAHGDGHLEQLTLRDVGSGATELVDAQWMFVFIGAAPLTDWLDGTVLRDPHGFILAGPDLTPDGRPPAEWELDRPPYHLETNIPGVFVAGDARAQSAKRVASAVGEGAMAVMLVHRYLEQS is encoded by the coding sequence ATGGCACAGGCCGCCGACACGGCGCGGACCGTCATCCTGACCGTGGACGACGACCCGGGAGTCTCCCGGGCCATCGCCCGTGACCTGCGGCGCCGCTACGGCGCCGAGTACCGGATCGTGCGCGCCGAGTCCGGCGACTCCGCGATGGAGGCGCTGCGCGAGCTGAAACTGCGGGGCGACCTGGTGGCGGTGATCCTGGCCGACTACCGCATGCCGCAGATGAACGGCATCGAGTTCCTCGAACAGGCCCTCCAGGTGTACCCGGGTGCGCGTCGCGTGCTGCTGACCGCCTACGCCGACACCAACGCGGCCATCGACGCGATCAACGTCGTCGACCTCGACCACTACCTGCTCAAGCCGTGGGACCCGCCGGAGGAGAAGCTCTACCCGGTCCTCGACGACCTGATCACGGCCTGGCGCACCAGCGACTACCGGCCGGTACCCGCGACCAAGGTGGTCGGGCACCGCTGGTCGGCGCGCTCCTCGGACGTACGGGAGTTCCTGGCCCGCAACCAGGTGCCGTACCGCTGGTACTCCTCCGACGAACCGGAGGGGCAGCGGCTGCTGGAGGCTGCCGGGGCGGACGGGCAGCGGCTGCCCCTGGTGATCACGCCGGAGGGCACCGCGCTGATCGAGCCGGAGGCGCCCGAGCTGGCCGCCCACGTGGGGCTCGCGACGACCCCGACGGCCGAGTTCTACGACCTCGTGGTCATCGGCGGCGGCCCGGCCGGGCTCGGCTCGGCGGTGTACGGGGCCTCGGAGGGGCTGCGTACCGTACTGGTCGAGCGGTCCGCGACCGGCGGTCAGGCCGGCCAGAGCTCCCGCATCGAGAACTACCTCGGCTTCCCGGACGGCGTGTCGGGCGCCCAGCTCACCGAGCGCGCCCGCCGGCAGGCCGGCCGGTTCGGCGCCGAGATCCTCACGGCGCGCGAGGTCACCGGGCTGGAGGTCAACGGCGCGGCCCGCATCGTCCACTTCTCGGACGGTTCGACGATCGCCGCCCACAGCGTCATCCTGGCGACCGGGGTGTCGTACCGGCAGCTCCACGCGCCGGGCTGCGACCAACTGACCGGCTGCGGTGTGTACTACGGCTCCTCGCTCACCGAGGCGGCCTCCTGCCAGGGCCAGGACGTGTACATCGTGGGCGGCGCCAACTCGGCCGGGCAGGCGGCGATGTACCTGGCGCGGGGCGCCAAGTCGGTGACGCTGCTGGTGCGCGGGGAGTCCCTGACGGCCTCCATGTCGTACTACCTGATCCAGCAGATCCAGGAGATGCCGAACATCACGGTGCGCACCGGGACGGTCGTCGAGGCCGCGCACGGCGACGGTCACCTGGAGCAGCTGACGCTGCGGGACGTGGGCAGCGGTGCCACCGAACTCGTCGACGCGCAGTGGATGTTCGTGTTCATCGGCGCCGCCCCGCTGACCGACTGGCTGGACGGTACGGTCCTGCGCGACCCGCACGGATTCATCCTGGCCGGACCGGACCTCACCCCGGACGGGCGGCCGCCGGCCGAGTGGGAACTGGACCGGCCCCCCTACCACCTGGAGACCAATATCCCCGGCGTGTTCGTGGCGGGCGACGCGCGCGCCCAGTCCGCCAAGCGCGTCGCGTCCGCCGTCGGAGAGGGAGCCATGGCCGTGATGCTCGTCCACCGGTATCTGGAGCAGTCATGA
- a CDS encoding ATP-binding protein codes for MSGQAMPCSPQEIASLFLFEKLTPEQLGRLCAEGRVERFEAGPVYTEGSPATCFYVMIEGTVVLFRRVGGDDVEVSRTSQRGVYAGAMQAYLGDQVPQTYTNSMRVTEPTRFFVLPAQSFADIMQEWFPMAAHLLEGLFFGSKNTQRAIGQRERLLALGSLSAGLTHELNNPAAAAVRATATLRERVGKMRHKLAHISQGQYSREVIADLIEIQERTVERVAKATALSPLEASDREDELADWLDDHDIAEGWRIAPVFVQAGLDTDWLDQVAATVAEEILPSAIGWLNYTVETELLMDEIDDSTTRISHLVDAAKQYSQLDRAPYRVVDVHELLDSTLLMLSGKIGSRVRVVKDYDRSLPDVPAYPAELNQVWTNLIDNAVFAIGSTGGEGTLTVRTAREGDRLLVEFRDTGPGIPADIRSRIFDPFFTTKPVGEGTGLGLDISWRIVVNKHHGSLQVESAPGDTRFQVLLPLSAPDPETETANATETAEEPA; via the coding sequence ATGAGCGGGCAGGCCATGCCGTGCAGCCCGCAGGAGATCGCCTCGCTGTTCCTGTTCGAGAAGCTCACCCCGGAACAGCTGGGACGGTTGTGCGCCGAGGGGCGGGTGGAGCGGTTCGAGGCCGGCCCCGTCTACACCGAGGGCTCCCCGGCCACCTGCTTCTACGTGATGATCGAGGGCACCGTCGTCCTGTTCCGCCGGGTCGGCGGCGACGACGTCGAGGTGAGCCGCACCTCGCAGCGCGGCGTGTACGCGGGAGCCATGCAGGCGTACCTGGGCGACCAGGTGCCGCAGACGTACACGAACTCGATGCGGGTCACCGAGCCGACCCGGTTCTTCGTGCTGCCCGCGCAGTCGTTCGCGGACATCATGCAGGAGTGGTTCCCGATGGCGGCGCACCTGCTGGAGGGACTGTTCTTCGGCTCCAAGAACACCCAGCGGGCGATCGGGCAGCGTGAGCGGCTGCTGGCGCTCGGATCGCTGTCCGCCGGTCTGACGCACGAGCTCAACAACCCGGCGGCGGCGGCCGTCCGGGCCACGGCGACCCTGCGGGAACGCGTCGGCAAGATGCGGCACAAGCTGGCCCACATCTCCCAGGGCCAGTACTCGCGCGAGGTGATCGCCGACCTCATCGAGATCCAGGAGCGCACCGTCGAACGCGTCGCGAAGGCGACGGCGCTCAGCCCCCTGGAGGCGTCCGACCGGGAGGACGAGCTGGCCGACTGGCTCGACGACCACGACATCGCGGAGGGCTGGCGGATCGCGCCGGTCTTCGTGCAGGCCGGGCTGGACACCGACTGGCTGGACCAGGTCGCGGCGACCGTGGCCGAGGAGATCCTGCCGTCGGCCATCGGCTGGCTCAACTACACGGTCGAGACCGAGCTGTTGATGGACGAGATCGACGATTCCACCACCCGCATCTCGCACCTGGTGGACGCGGCCAAGCAGTACTCGCAGCTCGACCGCGCCCCGTACCGGGTCGTCGACGTCCACGAACTCCTCGACAGCACCCTGCTGATGCTGTCCGGAAAGATCGGCTCCCGGGTGCGGGTGGTCAAGGACTACGACCGCTCCCTGCCGGACGTGCCCGCCTACCCGGCGGAGCTCAACCAGGTGTGGACCAACCTCATCGACAACGCCGTCTTCGCCATCGGGAGCACGGGCGGCGAGGGCACGCTGACGGTCCGCACGGCGCGGGAGGGCGACCGTCTGCTGGTCGAGTTCCGCGACACCGGTCCCGGCATCCCGGCGGACATCCGCAGCCGCATCTTCGACCCCTTCTTCACCACCAAACCGGTCGGCGAGGGCACCGGGCTCGGCCTCGACATCTCCTGGCGGATCGTCGTCAACAAGCACCACGGCAGCCTCCAGGTCGAGTCCGCCCCGGGTGACACCCGTTTCCAGGTCCTGCTGCCGCTGAGCGCCCCCGACCCCGAGACCGAGACCGCAAACGCGACCGAGACCGCCGAGGAGCCCGCATGA
- a CDS encoding UBP-type zinc finger domain-containing protein: MTDITGIDPTTPPTGTGCVECDELGGWWFHLRRCAQCGHIGCCDSSPAQHATAHWKSTGHPLVQSFEPGEEWFWNYDTDALYDSGPRLAPPSDHPADQPAPGPADRVPEDWTRRLHR; this comes from the coding sequence ATGACCGACATCACCGGAATCGACCCGACCACCCCGCCCACGGGCACCGGCTGCGTCGAGTGCGACGAACTCGGCGGATGGTGGTTCCACCTGCGGCGCTGCGCCCAGTGCGGTCACATCGGCTGCTGCGACTCCTCCCCCGCCCAGCACGCCACCGCCCACTGGAAGTCCACCGGCCACCCGCTGGTGCAGAGCTTCGAGCCGGGCGAGGAGTGGTTCTGGAACTACGACACCGACGCCCTGTACGACTCCGGCCCCCGGCTGGCCCCGCCGAGCGACCACCCGGCGGACCAGCCGGCACCGGGCCCGGCCGACCGGGTCCCCGAGGACTGGACCCGGCGACTGCACCGCTGA
- a CDS encoding DJ-1/PfpI family protein yields the protein MNRRNVLRAPVVVGAAATLAGVAGVAAAAEPRTAARPAGPLQVHVVMYEGVEELDFAAPYEVFCAARFFTDREVDVRYVTAGAPGTVRAAYGTRVAVDGAWDPRAADILLVPGGGYARPDTPGVRAEIRSGVLPRKLGAAPRPGLAVAGVCTGTMLLAAAGLTANRPCTTHHKARPDLEKQGGLLKNARVVDDGDLVTAGGITSGLDLALWLVRRELGADTATGVEAMLEYEARGTVWTPSPVPGR from the coding sequence ATGAACCGCAGGAACGTGCTCCGCGCCCCGGTCGTGGTGGGCGCCGCGGCCACCCTGGCGGGGGTGGCCGGGGTGGCGGCCGCGGCGGAACCCCGGACCGCCGCGAGGCCGGCGGGGCCGTTGCAGGTGCACGTCGTGATGTACGAAGGGGTGGAGGAGCTCGACTTCGCCGCGCCCTACGAGGTGTTCTGCGCGGCCCGGTTCTTCACGGACCGGGAGGTCGACGTCCGCTACGTCACGGCCGGCGCCCCGGGTACCGTCCGCGCCGCCTACGGGACGCGGGTGGCCGTCGACGGCGCCTGGGACCCCCGCGCGGCCGACATCCTCCTCGTTCCCGGCGGCGGTTACGCCCGCCCCGACACCCCCGGGGTCCGGGCCGAGATACGCAGCGGCGTCCTGCCCCGGAAGCTGGGCGCCGCGCCCCGCCCGGGGCTCGCGGTCGCCGGCGTCTGTACGGGCACCATGCTGCTGGCCGCCGCCGGGCTGACCGCGAACCGGCCTTGCACCACCCACCACAAGGCCCGCCCCGATCTGGAGAAGCAGGGCGGGCTGCTGAAGAACGCCCGGGTGGTCGACGACGGCGACCTGGTCACCGCCGGCGGCATCACCTCCGGGCTGGACCTCGCGCTGTGGCTCGTACGCCGCGAACTGGGCGCCGACACGGCGACGGGCGTGGAGGCCATGCTCGAGTACGAGGCCCGCGGCACGGTGTGGACCCCGTCCCCGGTTCCTGGGCGGTAG
- a CDS encoding ATP-binding cassette domain-containing protein, with product MKPTVSRADLAPTAYAWQIRATGLKVRAGRKRLAVDGLDLSLGTGVHGLLGPNGAGKTTLIRALATVLRPAAGELELLGEAVGPLGEHRALRRRIGYLPQEFGYYKRFTVREFIEYMAWLKEVPTADIPGAVQRAVERVGLADRADERMKTLSGGMVRRAGIAQAIVNDPAILLLDEPTVGLDPAQRLRLRELLQELGTDTCVVVSTHLVEDVAAACTDVVLFAEGRLVFQGSPGELAAAGGPEHQGDSPLERGYSALLVDPARTRGAW from the coding sequence ATGAAGCCCACCGTCAGCAGGGCCGACCTCGCACCCACGGCCTACGCCTGGCAGATCCGGGCCACCGGACTGAAGGTCAGAGCCGGCAGGAAGCGGCTGGCCGTCGACGGGCTCGACCTGTCACTGGGCACCGGAGTACACGGTCTGCTCGGCCCCAACGGCGCGGGCAAGACCACCCTGATCCGGGCGCTGGCCACCGTGCTGCGCCCCGCCGCAGGCGAGCTGGAGCTGCTCGGCGAAGCCGTGGGCCCACTCGGCGAGCACCGTGCGCTGCGCCGCAGGATCGGGTACCTGCCGCAGGAGTTCGGCTACTACAAGCGCTTCACCGTACGGGAGTTCATCGAGTACATGGCATGGCTGAAGGAGGTCCCCACGGCCGACATCCCGGGTGCGGTGCAGCGCGCCGTCGAGCGGGTCGGCCTGGCCGACCGGGCCGACGAGCGGATGAAGACCCTGTCGGGCGGGATGGTGCGGCGAGCCGGCATCGCCCAGGCCATCGTCAACGACCCGGCAATCCTGCTCCTCGACGAACCCACGGTCGGCCTGGACCCGGCACAACGCCTGCGGCTGCGCGAACTGCTCCAGGAACTGGGGACGGACACCTGCGTGGTCGTCTCCACCCACCTGGTGGAGGACGTGGCCGCCGCCTGCACCGATGTGGTGCTCTTCGCCGAGGGGCGGCTGGTCTTCCAGGGCTCCCCGGGCGAGCTGGCCGCGGCGGGCGGCCCGGAACACCAGGGCGACAGCCCGCTGGAACGCGGCTACTCGGCGCTGCTGGTCGACCCCGCACGGACGAGGGGCGCCTGGTGA